TACCAGCAAGGCGATTGTATTGTCATCATTCCATCTGAAGAGGGAATCCACCAAGGGGACCCCTTGGGTCCAGCTCTGTTCTCAACCGGTATACATTCAGTTCTGTCAGATTTAAAGGGTTCATTTCCTACTGTCAGAGTTCTTGCCTACCTAGATGACATCTTTTTGGTGGGGGAGAAAGATGATGTTCTGTCGTCCCTGGATTATCTAAGACCAGCATTCTCTAATATTGGTCTTCAAATTTCTTCCAGCAAGTGTGAGATCTATTCCCCATCTGGACCTCTGATGTCAGGCAGATCTGTCTAGATGCCATACCTGTAGTTAGCGATGGGACTATAGTTCTTGGGGCTCCAATAGGCAAGAGAGAGTATGTGTCTGCAGCCTCTAGCCAATATGCTGAGAGTGGAAGGCTGTTGTGTGAGCAGTTGATGAAGTTGGGAGAGGTACAGAGTGCAATGCTTCTTTTACGATTCTGCCATGTTCCTCGCATGAACCATTTAGCACGTTTAGTTTGCCCTGACAGACTTCAGGCAGCTGCCGAGGTCCATGATAAGATTTCTCGTGAGACCTTCACTCACGTATTGGGATATAGTCACCTCACTGACTCTTCCTGGATGCAAGCTACACTGCCGGTCAGGTTTGGTGGTTTCAGCATGTCACCATGCCTCAGCACTTCtcgatttgcttttctttcgtCCTGGGTTCACACTCTGGTTCATCTGCCTATTCGTTATCCAGACCTCAAATCCGCACTGGATCTTCTAGTCAACTCAAATGGTGTCGAGGAATCGATAGCATTTTCGCTGATGCAGGCTGGCAGTGATGGGACAGATATTACTGAAATGATTCAAGTTCCAACTAAACTACAACAGAGGCTGACACGGCAACACGCTAAAGAAAAGACGTCAGCAATGATCGAGAAGGCCCCCTCCCAGCGAGATGCTGCTAGGCTAAGATCGATTCAAGGCAAGGGCGCTGGAGCCTGGCTGAATGCTATGCCCACCTCAAATAAGCTCGCACTAGTTTCCCGCGATTTTCGTTTGGCGGCTTGCTTGAGATTGGGGTTAGCCATGCCCTTCGATGGCTGTATtcgtcagtgtgactgtggttcTTTTCTGGACAGTTGTGGATACCATCTCCTAACATGTAAGTGGGGCGGTGGTCCAGTCTGGACCCATGAGTGTATTGCCAATGTATGGTCAGACTGTCTGCGCAGCTTACAAATGCACCATCACAGAGAGCCACGGCATCGATACATTACATCTGACAACCGCCCTGACATAACAGTTTTCGATGTTGGATCAGGGTCCAACACAGATTTAGACATTTCGCTAGCACATCCCTGGAGCAGTGAAGTaatttcagcatcagcatctacggaaggtgctgcagcatccaggagagagcagaagaaaacggaaaaatatagcagagaacgacttcttggtaaggaaacagtgacagcagtcccactagtcttggaacattttggtcgatggggacaacaagcagaaatgtacctacagcatttgtcaagtagatcaacggatgcctatggaacaacaaatgcctcctcattcaagacacattggagggagcgcatgtccattcagctacaaaaagccaatgctcgagtcatctacaggaaagtggagagacttttagatgatgctagttaatttgtgtttttccaaggccatttggcctttacttttttttagtaaaggagcaagcacgtgtgtagttaattggactgatgaggacattgtgttgtagaggatttagcctccatctgtacgtactttgttctattgaataaaatacctttgacagacagacagacagattgggtCTATCTTTGCCGGCTGTCAGATGGATTGAGCAGTGTGATTGTGGAACTGCATTAGACGAAATGGGATACCACTTGCTGACTTGTAAGAAGGGTGGTGGGCCTGTTTGGTCACACGATTCGATAGTAAGTGAATGGGATGACTGTTTGCGGCAGCTGCAGATTCACCACAAAAAGGAACCGAGGGACAGATACAATGATAGCaacaacagaccggacatcgctgtctttgatgttggctCTGGTGCCAATGTGGAACTAGATGTAGCCCTTTCACATCCATGGGCATCGGACATTGTGAGTCAGGCTGCTGAGAAAGACggggcagcagcagcaagaagagaggacaggaagacaaaaaaATACAGTGAGCTAAAGCTCGCTGGAATGTCTTCAATGAGATTTGTTCCCCTCgtcatggaacactttggtcgcTGGGGTGAAGAAGCCACAAAGTATCTACAGGAACTATCTCGCCGATCATGTGATGATGCTGGCAACAATAACTGCAATGAGTTTATGTGCCTTTGTCGAAAGCGGTTTTCAATAACACTACAGcggtgcaatgcaaagacaatagcaaaaaaaatttctattcttacctttaatagttgtaacactgtagatgactttgtcacacaattttacatacattaggtatagatagcagtatagttgtagtggccgcatagagcctgcttaaactcaccttctcttcattagcctgtagtagtgttcatgtttgaaatatatgaggattgacagacagacagacagacagacagacagacagacccggATGACGGGCGTGTAGCATCCAAGACTTGAGGCCTTGTTGTTTTCGCCTTGCTTGTCCGTTCTCTGGCAATGTCTTCTGCCGAGAAATGTCCATACGAGTCTTGTCATGTTTCGGACACACTGAAGAGAGTTCTGTGTCATATCCGCGATGCTCACGACCCGAATCTCCTCCCAGGGGATTTCATCGCTCGCCTGAATCTTCTTCAGTGCTCATTCTGCAAAAGATGGTACTTGAAGTTGAAACAACACACTTCTCAATGCCGTTCTCGGAAATCCGTTTCTGATGGTCAACGGTCAAGTCAGGGCCATACTACACTCGGCGCATCGTCACCTCCTGGAAGGAACGTCCGGAAGACCCTTTCTGAGTTGCCGCCGTCTCTTACAGTGCCGGATTCATTCTCTGGAGATTCCGCTTGTCATAATCCACCTCAGCGCGTGTCCCTACAGGATGCCCATGCTGACCTAGAGACTGCAGCCTGGAACATTATCCGGGATCTGCCCTCGGATGCCATTCTCAGGGCCATTCCCCCACGGGTTGTACAAACTATCAAGCCTGCTGCACGAGCACTCTTTCACGACTGTTGTGCTGTGGCCCTTCGAAAGATCCATGACAATCCCGGTGACGAGCTAGCATGGAAGCTGCTCTTCCTCATTCCACGCATGATTCTCACGCCTATGGTCAGGGGAGGACGTCATGGCTTTCGTGACGTCAAAGTGAGGTATCAGAAATTTCTCAGTTGGAATTGGTCGGATCTACTTCAGCTAAATGGATCAACTTCAAAGAAGACGCCTCGTTGTAGTGATGAAGCACGGAGAGCCGCTACCCTGAGGTTGGTGAGATGTGGAGAGCTTTCAAGAGCTTCCAGGTTGTTAACCAGCAAAGGCCTAGCTCCTGCCTCAGAAGATACCACAGCAAAGCTGGCTTCCAAGCACCCTTCCAGAGCCACGGGGTTGCATCTTCCTTCTTTGTCTCAAGATTCAATCAAACTGTCAAGCTCAGCGCTGTTTGATGCCATTAGACGAGCTCCACGGGGTTCTGGTGCAGGTCTCTCAGGCTGGCGCTTCGAGCATTTGAAAGTTCTACTTGAAAACGAGCTCACAGCAGATTGTCTTTTTTCCGCTTGTTCGGCTATTGCTAGAGGCATATTGCCTGCTGCTGCAGTAACCCTCTTTTCTTCATCTCGGCTAATTGCTCTGCCCAAGTCCAATGGCGACATACGACCTATTGCAGTTGGTGAAGCTATACGCAGGTTGACAGCTCGAGCTATATGTCAACAAAAAAAGGAACTGTTCTCAAGCTTCTTCTGCCCCATCCAGCATGGTGTGGCAACCGAGTGTGGCACTGAGCTGATTGTCCATCACATTGAGCTACTCCTCCAGCACAATCCCGACTGGGTTGTATTAAAATCTGATGTCAGAAATGCATTCAATTCCATcagcagacaacagatgttggAGCAAGTGGTCGGGTCATTTCCAGATATCTTGAATCATGTAGCTCAGATGTATGGGAGGATCAGCCCATTGGTATTCATGCAAGGTATCACTCCAGTTACAATCGAATCTGCAGAAGGGGTCCATCAAGGCGACCCGCTGGGGCCAGTTCTATTTGCCACTGCCATTCATTCTGTTCTAAAAGATCTTCAGGAGATGCATCCGAAGGTTCGTATCTTGGCATACTTGGACGACGTCTTTGTACTGGGTCACCCTACGGATATTCAGTCTGCCTTTCAAGATCTGAAAAAGTCTTTTTTTGCCATCAACATGATCATTGCAGATTCAAAGTGTGAGATCTACTGCCCTTCTACACGTGATCCTGTTGAAGGCTTTGACTGCATACCAGTCACTGATGATGGAGCCATCTTTCTCGGAGCACCCGTAGGCACACCTTCATTTGTTGCCTCCTCTTGCTCGAACATCGCAAAGTCAAAATTCTTACTGTGTAACGAACTTGTTCAATTGGGAGACATACAGAGTGCCATGCTCTTGTTGAGAGGCTCTCACGTCCCTTGCCTGAATCACTTGGCACGCTCAGTTCGTCCTGAGTTGCTCACACAAGCAGCTTCAATTCACGACTctcagacaagaaagacattttGCCATCTACTTGGGTTCAACGAGATTGAGGACATGCCTTGGCGCCAAGCTGTTTTGCCAATTAGACTTGGTGGCTTTGGCATGACTTCGTTGGCTTTTGTGTCGCAGCCTGCctttgttgcatcctgggcTCACGCCATTGTGGAACTGCCTCTTCGTTTTCCAAGTCTCTTTCCAGCTGTTGACAGCCTAGTTAATTCAACTACTGGGGCTCTTAATAACGCCCTGACCCAATCTGTCCCTGATGGAAAGCATATTTCCGAATATCTGACATCTGCAGGCAAAGTTCAGCATCAGCTATCCATGTCATTTGCTCGCTGTGAGGCAGAAATCTTGTTCACAGATGCACCCACAGCCCGAGATGCTGCACGACATCGATCTACAaaaggaaaaggagctggtgcatggctgaaCGCAATCCCGACTTCAGAAGTGCTCGCACTAAATTCTTACGAGTATCGTTTAGCGTCCTTGCTGAGGTTGGGCTTGCCCATTCCACTTTCTGACTGgatgacaacatgcaactgtgGTGCCTCCCTGGACAGCagtgggtaccatctgctaaCATGCAAAACCGGTGGAGGGCCAGTTTGGTCGCACGAATCGCTTGCATCAGTCTGGTCTGATTGCCTGCGGGAGCTGCACATCCATTATCGAAGGGAACCGAGGCATCGGTATGCCAATTCCAATGACCGGCCAGACATTGTAGCCTTCGACTCAGACTCTGGGTGCAATGTGGATCTGGACATAGCtctagcacacccatggagctcgGACATCTTCCCTAGATCTTCGGAAACAGATGGCGCCGCTgctgagagaagagaggagagaaaaaagtcaaaatacGAGAAGGATTGTCTACCAGGTGGAACTGCTGTCAGTCTCATTCCTCTGgttatggagcattttggacgcTGGGGTGTCATGGGAAGAAACTTCCTGcagaaactagcaaagaaatcatgtgacgaaattggtagaccaaacgctgcagagttccttgacttttggcgaaaaagattctcccttcagctgcaaaaatgcaatgccaaagtcatactgaggaagatggcaagcttgtcaagtgacacaagtagcgctaagtactcaacccagttctttagccactaggctgacctgggttatcttttaagttaagttgttactgtttcttagtgctttttcctgtgtactgtagcacctaaaacattatgtcattgcctagcactctttgtatgatagatgaatgtttgaaaatatatgtgaaagacagacagacagacagacaggcagcttTATTGAGGTTGGGTATGCGTTTGCCATTGCCTCTGTCAGCAACCTTATGTGATTGCGGCACAGCCTTAGATCCTGAAGGATATCATCTGATTACTTGTAAGACAGGTGGGGGACCAGTTTGGTCTCATAATTCAATAGTCTCTGCTTGGTCCGAGTGTTTGAAACGCGTGTCTCTTCCCCATACCGTTGAGCCAAGAGACTGTTACAGCAGCTCTCAGTCCAGACCCGATATTGCTGTTTATAATGCAACCGACTTTAACGTTGAGCTCGACATTTCCTTAGCCCACCCATGGAGCACCGACATAATTTCAGTCGCAGCTACAACTGATGGATCTGCTGCTTCAAAAAGGGAgggaaagaagagagagaagtacAGCAGAGAGACTCACACTAGTGGGGGTTCTCCATGCCTAATTCCACTGGTGTTTGAGCATTATGGCCGCTGGGGAAATGCAGGAGAAAAGTTTCTCCATCAAATCTCTCTGCGATCACGAGATGATGACGGCAAGGTGAACTCCAGCGAGTTCAAGACTTATTGGAGACGATTAATGTCCATTACTTTACAGCGGTGTAACAGTATGGTTTTGgcgaagaagattgacagaatagtgtgTAGAAATGACTCCGTAGCTGGTTTTTACAGTTACCAGAGTGTACGttaagctttcatttcatgaccctAAGGGTCTtttttcttggactcatagatagtgatttagcgttgactgtaatagcgttgatgtttaccaatagatgtttttgacagacagacagacagacagacagacagacagacagacagacagccacttGTATTTGAGCATTTTGGCCATTGGGGAGAACGAGCCACCAGATACCTACAGGAACTATCAACCAGGTCGACGgatgatgatggcaataagaatgctaatgaattcatgtgttactggagaaaacgattctcaacagcgctacaacgttgcaatgctagGACTATTGCAAAGAAACTATCACaccttttatctatgagctccagtaatgtaaagaactatcatactcagttttgcgtacattagtttgtgatgtgtattgaccctattgggtctcttgaacattctaaatagttttagttgtaatagcattcatttatgaaaatatataaaaacaaacggacagacagacagacagacagacagacacacagacagacagaccatctGGCCCGGACTGTACATCCGAATAATATTAGGAAAGCTGCTTCTATCCACGACTCTATGACGCGCGCAACATTTTCACAAGTACTAGGCTTCCCCGAGTTGGTTCTTCCATGGGAGCAAATATCACTGCCAGTACGTCTGGGTGGATTTGGTATGTCATCCCTGTCGTCCACCTTCAAACTCGGTTACGTGGCTTCATGGATACTCACTTGCTGAGCTCCCACTTCGTTTTCCTGCTGTAATACCCATGGTTGACAACGTGGTTGACCATCAATTTGGTTCAGTTGGTGATGCTCTTGCCAAGTCCATACCTCCTGACAAGcttctgtctgactatctggcaaatcctaagaaacttcaaagcagactttcaaatcagttctttgcagaCCAACTACAACTTTCATTAAATAACTCTGCTACGGCTAGAGATGCCTCTAGGTTATATTCCCTACagggaaaaggagctggagcatggctaaaTGCAATCCCTGCAACACAAGGTTTCGCATTCAAACCCtgcgattttcgcttggcgtcGCTTGTGAGGCTTGGATTGCCCATCTCTCTGTCACATTGGTCAGAGGCATGCAACTGCAGTGCACCACTGGATGACAGCGGATACCACCTACTCACATGCAAGACCGGCGGAGGCCCTATTTGGTCTCACGAATCAATTGCTGGGgtgtggtctgagtgcctCAGGAGCCTCCAAATCCACCATCGACGGGAGCCAAGGAACAGATATGTCACTTCAGATTGCAGgcctgacattgtcatgttcgattctgaatcagcttccaacctcgacctggacatctctctagcccacccttggagtgcggatgcatttccaagctctgctgatagaacaggcgtcgctgctaaacaacgagagaataggaaggcggcaaaatacagccaacaaaagctccctgggacttcagttctcaaagccatccccttggtattcgaacatttcggtgcatggggagaagaggccaggaacttcttgcgaaagctagcagctttctcatcagacgaagttggtcagccaaacgcaccggaatttgtggacttctggcgtaaacgattttcagtgcagctgcaaaagtgcaacgcacgggtcattcagaagaaattgaatgtgttgtgtggtgggtgtcagattcccgagtcactcagcactcaattcttttatcaatagtgtacttttagttgtctcttttgcctcagaaaatatgtatacacttacctatgaacactataaagcatttagctttagtcgagtagtttctgctgtgatgtatgatagtgtgattgtaagaaataaaaatgattcttgacagacagacagacatacagacagacatacagactgacagacagactgcttTGTCTCAATTAGAATATCCTCAGTCAGAATGCCTTCTACTACGTCATTGCCATGTTCCCACGTTAAATTACTTGGCTAGGTCAGTATCACCATCTTTATTTCAGTCTACAGCTAAAATACATGACAACATGACTTGAACAAccttttgtaaaatattggAAGTGCCATCAATAGTCGATGAACGgtggaaacaggcaacactTCCTATCAAATTAGGAAGATTTGGAATGATATCGGTCGATGCTATTGCTTCATCTGCACTTTTAGGAGGATGGATGCATACTCTGTCAAACTTGCCTACTAGGTTCCCTCACTTGACTAACGATGTATCACTCTTGCTTTCAACCGATAATGTCTCGAAGATCTCGGCCGATATTCATCAAGCTGTCAAGTCTACTGGTTGTGATGATTCACAACATTTAAGTGAGTTTGTCAAACagcccaagaaattacaacaaaaactatctaGTCAACTACACGAGACAAACGCAAATTCCTGCCTGGAAACTTCAATTTCACAATCAGATAGAGCTGCAGCTAAACTTAGATCAATAAGAGGTAAGGGAGCTGGGTCATGGCTGgaagccattcctactgaagAGATTCTTGCACTGAAACCCGACGAATTTcgtttggcagcatctctgaggttggacatacctgcaccttttgtcaactggaacatccagtgtgaatgtggcaagttggcagatgaatatcatcttcttacatgcaaacatggaggtgggcctgtgtggcaacacgatgaaattgtaaatgcatggagcacttgtctacatgaattaaagattcatcacgagaaagaacctcgacatcgttactctggaaatgacaatagaccagacatagttgtgtatgactctgggtgtagctatgacttTGATGTggctatggctcatcctttcagccaagacgctttagctgcagcaagaagggaggaaaggaagatgatcgaatacaaaaaacaacaacttgctggcaatacatcaagcctcaatttcactcctctggtatttgaacattttggaacatggggatcagaagctaccaactatctaaacaaactagccagaagatcaagggacattgaaggctatacaaatgaagctgactttagaggtttttggacaaaaaaattctcaataatattacaacgatgcaacgctagagtcatcctccacaagctgacacgtgtcttccctggaggagaagatgagaacatacacaatagagactaccaaagtagtttgcattaaactaaagctgaactcagtagatttcttgtatttagtgttagaaatgtaacgtagagtttgtgtttcaataaatgaaattgacagacagacagacagacagacagacagacagacagacagacagacagacagacagaactaTCAAGTTTGCTTTTGTGTCTTCGTGGGCTCATTCTGTGCATGAGCCGCCAAAACGTTTCGTAGCTTTAGAACCTCAGGTTGCTGTTTGTAAAAAGAGTGGTTAAACTCTGTAGGCCACATTCTTCATGAATGTCTAGATCCTGATCAATCAATGAATAATCTTT
The sequence above is drawn from the Corticium candelabrum chromosome 8, ooCorCand1.1, whole genome shotgun sequence genome and encodes:
- the LOC134183219 gene encoding uncharacterized protein LOC134183219; this translates as MKLGEVQSAMLLLRFCHVPRMNHLARLVCPDRLQAAAEVHDKISRETFTHVLGYSHLTDSSWMQATLPVRFGGFSMSPCLSTSRFAFLSSWVHTLVHLPIRYPDLKSALDLLVNSNGVEESIAFSLMQAGSDGTDITEMIQVPTKLQQRLTRQHAKEKTSAMIEKAPSQRDAARLRSIQGKGAGAWLNAMPTSNKLALVSRDFRLAACLRLGLAMPFDGCIRQCDCGSFLDSCGYHLLTCKWGGGPVWTHECIANVWSDCLRSLQMHHHREPRHRYITSDNRPDITVFDVGSGSNTDLDISLAHPWSSEVISASASTEGAAASRREQKKTEKYSRERLLGKETVTAVPLVLEHFGRWGQQAEMYLQHLSSRSTDAYGTTNASSFKTHWRERMSIQLQKANARVIYRKVERLLDDAS
- the LOC134183221 gene encoding uncharacterized protein LOC134183221 → MGYHLLTCKKGGGPVWSHDSIVSEWDDCLRQLQIHHKKEPRDRYNDSNNRPDIAVFDVGSGANVELDVALSHPWASDIVSQAAEKDGAAAARREDRKTKKYSELKLAGMSSMRFVPLVMEHFGRWGEEATKYLQELSRRSCDDAGNNNCNEFMCLCRKRFSITLQRCNAKTIAKKISILTFNSCNTVDDFVTQFYIH
- the LOC134183646 gene encoding uncharacterized protein LOC134183646 — translated: MSSAEKCPYESCHVSDTLKRVLCHIRDAHDPNLLPGDFIARLNLLQCSFCKRWYLKLKQHTSQCRSRKSVSDGQRSSQGHTTLGASSPPGRNVRKTLSELPPSLTVPDSFSGDSACHNPPQRVSLQDAHADLETAAWNIIRDLPSDAILRAIPPRVVQTIKPAARALFHDCCAVALRKIHDNPGDELAWKLLFLIPRMILTPMVRGGRHGFRDVKVRYQKFLSWNWSDLLQLNGSTSKKTPRCSDEARRAATLRLVRCGELSRASRLLTSKGLAPASEDTTAKLASKHPSRATGLHLPSLSQDSIKLSSSALFDAIRRAPRGSGAGLSGWRFEHLKVLLENELTADCLFSACSAIARGILPAAAVTLFSSSRLIALPKSNGDIRPIAVGEAIRRLTARAICQQKKELFSSFFCPIQHGVATECGTELIVHHIELLLQHNPDWVVLKSDVRNAFNSISRQQMLEQVVGSFPDILNHVAQMYGRISPLVFMQGITPVTIESAEGVHQGDPLGPVLFATAIHSVLKDLQEMHPKVRILAYLDDVFVLGHPTDIQSAFQDLKKSFFAINMIIADSKCEIYCPSTRDPVEGFDCIPVTDDGAIFLGAPVGTPSFVASSCSNIAKSKFLLCNELVQLGDIQSAMLLLRGSHVPCLNHLARSVRPELLTQAASIHDSQTRKTFCHLLGFNEIEDMPWRQAVLPIRLGGFGMTSLAFVSQPAFVASWAHAIVELPLRFPSLFPAVDSLVNSTTGALNNALTQSVPDGKHISEYLTSAGKVQHQLSMSFARCEAEILFTDAPTARDAARHRSTKGKGAGAWLNAIPTSEVLALNSYEYRLASLLRLGLPIPLSDWMTTCNCGASLDSSGYHLLTCKTGGGPVWSHESLASVWSDCLRELHIHYRREPRHRYANSNDRPDIVAFDSDSGCNVDLDIALAHPWSSDIFPRSSETDGAAAERREERKKSKYEKDCLPGGTAVSLIPLVMEHFGRWGVMGRNFLQKLAKKSCDEIGRPNAAEFLDFWRKRFSLQLQKCNAKVILRKMASLSSDTSSAKYSTQFFSH
- the LOC134183222 gene encoding uncharacterized protein LOC134183222, which codes for MSLPSTLCMIDECLKIYVKDRQTDRQAALLRLGMRLPLPLSATLCDCGTALDPEGYHLITCKTGGGPVWSHNSIVSAWSECLKRVSLPHTVEPRDCYSSSQSRPDIAVYNATDFNVELDISLAHPWSTDIISVAATTDGSAASKREGKKREKYSRETHTSGGSPCLIPLVFEHYGRWGNAGEKFLHQISLRSRDDDGKRCNSMVLAKKIDRIVCRNDSVAGFYSYQSVR
- the LOC134183696 gene encoding uncharacterized protein LOC134183696, with protein sequence MVDNVVDHQFGSVGDALAKSIPPDKLLSDYLANPKKLQSRLSNQFFADQLQLSLNNSATARDASRLYSLQGKGAGAWLNAIPATQGFAFKPCDFRLASLVRLGLPISLSHWSEACNCSAPLDDSGYHLLTCKTGGGPIWSHESIAGVWSECLRSLQIHHRREPRNRYVTSDCRPDIVMFDSESASNLDLDISLAHPWSADAFPSSADRTGVAAKQRENRKAAKYSQQKLPGTSVLKAIPLVFEHFGAWGEEARNFLRKLAAFSSDEVGQPNAPEFVDFWRKRFSVQLQKCNARVIQKKLNVLCGGCQIPESLSTQFFYQ